The genomic stretch ATTATATGACCTTTACACCCTCCGTGCGAGCTTACACTATGCTCCTCTTCACCTTCGTCTTCTTCATTCCACTTATCGTCATCATCTATTgctatttctttattttccgtTCCATTCGCAGCACTAATGAGTGAGTTCTTTGATACAGATCTAACTATACAATACGAATTAATTATACCAAACGTCAGCAGTGTTCCAACGTTGTTAAAATGTcttttgtattatatattattctaTTATACATTATTCTAGGTATAATAGGTATTATAAGGTATGACCTAGTTACATTAGATAACCAGTGGTAGGAAATTAATGTTGTTTAAttgttgctttttgtttttgaaagagctGTGGGCAAAATTAATGGAGATAACAAGAGAGACTCAATTAAACGATTCCAACGACTGAAAAATGAGTGGAAGATGGCGAAAATTGCTCTTATTGTCATTCTCATGTATGTCATCTCCTGGTCTCCATATTCAACTGTGGCACTGACAGCCTTTGCTGGGTAAATAAATCCCAATCCTCACACacaatacaataatatataatataatataatacaatatacactaccattcaaaagtttggggtctgtaagattttttttaaagaaattaattattttattctgcaaggacacactgatcaaaagtgatggttaagacatgtataatgttacataaaatcTCTATTCTATAAGTAAATGCTCTTCTTTctctattcatttaaaaatactgaaagaaatgtatcatggtttccacaaaaatattaagcagcacaactgttttcaacattgctaaaaataagaaatgtttcttgagcaccaaatcagcatattgaggatcatgtgacactgaagactggagtaatgatactgagaattcagctttgtcatcacaggaataattacattttaaacttcttttaaatataatataatatattataatataatataatatacaattttactgttttcatttttgagctATTTGATTTagcataatgtaaataatgtataCACTTACTTTGCATGTGTTTTGCAGGTATGCTGACATGCTCACACCGTATATGAATTCAGTACCTGCTGTAATAGCCAAAGCATCGGCGATCCACAATCCCATCATCTATGCCATCACACACCCTAAATACAGGTACAGGAGTCTCTATTTATCATTGTCAGTTTATTTGGAACGAGATTGGTTGAATTTTGACTTCCGAAGTGGTCATGAAAAAACTTAATGGTACTATAAGTGGTTAATGGACAAACTTACTTTCCATTAACTGATtagattacattacattacctGGTCTGGCCCCATTAAGACTAAACACCTGAGGCAAATTgtgattgttttaattttactaGTGTCTAGCTCACTGagccattcattcacaaattgaTCAGAAACAGGCCTTGCTTCTGGGTTAAAGTGTAAAATTccattttgattgatttaattaaCCTAAATATCCATTTGAGCATAAAGAGTAATTAATCCAGCACCGAGCGTCCTGATGGTATGGTACCATGTGGGTACAGGCCTGTTAGCccttttgatttgattttctcCCACAACACTAAACCACAGCATGTTTCCCTAAACACATGTTAGTCCCTATGCACTGACCAAATTTCCTTCCATTCATGCAATgacaaaaagtttgttttaatttagttctaaaatgtaataatgttgttttaaatgttgcaAAATTGTGTATCTAAGGCAGAGCTCTGAAATTATTGCATatattttgacacaaaagattttCAGTAAACTTAGTTTTGCCTGTTACCTGTATACTGTATCAACTATTGCTCCCCCAATGAGACTTTTACCACAGCTGCTGCATAAAGACCCCATTGCTGCCTTTAGAATAGATGTTTATATACACACTTCgaatttttacatttctaatcattgttattttagtattaattaTACACTCTTTTTTTATAGtatattctaatatatttaatttgctatttttatttttatttaagttttagtcattttgttacatgcttttgtcatttttattatatttctaattagctttaatttattattaatttcagttttagtaattttagtagtTCAGCTTAGTCGGTTGCCAATTCAAACAGGTTTTGTTTAatctaatttatattttattttatttcagctgaattttaattactgaaaacatttttaatagtttttgttttagttagcAATAACAACAATACCAGTAATCTGATCAATCAATGTCTGCCAGTAATTTCTCATTAGAATTTTACACATCAATGCCAATGTtgatatgattattatttttactgaacatatttgGATCTAGTCATATATGGATTCACCATGTCTAAGGTGTCTTATTCCTATATCTCATCTGTGTCTGTCAGGTTGGCCATAGCGAAATACATTCCATGTCTTCGTGTGCTGTTGTGCGTCCCCAAGCGTGACCTCCACTCATTCCAGAGCAGCTTCATGTCCACACGCCGTTCCACCGTCACAAGCCAGTCCTCTGATATGTCCGGACAGTTCCGCAGAACCAGCACTGGCAAGTCCCGGCTCTCCTCAGCCTCCGACAGCGAATCTGTGAGTGTGTTTGCCTGATGGACTTCTTATGTGGGTAAATGTGATTGTAATGGTTGTATTTTATGACCTCTTTCTACTCTTCAGGGCTGGACGGACACTGAGGCTGATCTCTCGAGCGTGAGCTCCAGACCTGCCAGCCGGCAGGTGTCTTGTGACATCAGCAAGGACACTGCAGAGATCCCAGACTTCAAACCATGTAACTCATCCAGCTTCAAGTCTAAGCTCAAAAGCCATGACTCGGGTATCTTTGAAAAGGTGACCTCACAGGCTGAATGTATTCCATATGTGGCAAGTATCGAAGGAATGCAGGAatgttaccaacatttttctTCAAGATAAAAGGCTAATTCTGTCATCCTCTGTTTATCCCCATCTTGctctgttgaacataaaagaacTAATCCAACAATGTTCCACATAATCAAAGTAGACAGTGACAAGcatgagtcatatggactatAGAAAAATAATCAATATGACTCAAGTCTTCTCGAGCCTCACTGAAAAGTATGCCCAAGcttgtttctttaaaaacaaatcttactgaccccaatcttttgaacagGGGTGTATGTACCTAATTAGTGACCTCGCTCTCTCATTTCTGACCTAGAGCTCCTCTGATGTGGATGATGTGTCTGTGGTCGGACTCGTTCAAACTGTAAGTCTGACAGTGAATCTGTTCAATTTAATAGTTCAATATAAACCAGTCTCACTGCTGACCTGCACACCTCAAGTTGTTGCGGGATCCTGTAGGCGGTATGGTTCAAGAACATTGTGTTCTGGTGTCACTGGCAGAGCAACTCGCCCAGGCAATCAaatttgtgcattaaaaatCTGCAAGCATAAATTGCTAGAATGCTATTTGATGAATCATGATTTGCTGTATAGAGAACAAAATGGTAATAAGTGAATGAATCTGAATATTGATTGCAGAAGAAAAGCATATAATAAAATGACTGTTCCATTTTTCCACTTAATGTCTTTTTGTGTGGAAGAAATATGTGCCCTTAAAAGAATAATTCTAATAATCATCTTTCATACATGAATGGCTATTAATTAAACCAAGAATTATGCTGAACTATGCTGAGGTCATGTTGAGCTTAATTGCAGCAGTGTTATCTGCAGGAAAAATTAATTCTGATTTAATGTACAATAAAGGCTGATAGTCGACAATATCCAAACTTTCTTTTGTGCTAATTGCAGTCTGGTGACAGTACAGACATGCCAGTTTCAAGAGGTGCGATTGGCCGGATTCCCAGCATTGTCATCACCTCTGAGTCGAGCTCTTTCCTGCCCTCAGTACGGCCCAGCTACAGAAGCAGCCGCTCAAGTATGTCCAGTGTTGGGGCAAATCCGCCCAGAAGAGACTCTCGTGGAGGAGTCCAGCAGGGGGCAGTGCTTCTCTCCACTGCTGCTGAAACACCTGAACCTGCTCATTTAGACAACCCTCGCCCTAAACATCTCTAGTGTTTATACCAATCGCCATCTGAATCTTACCTTTAAGCTTTGTGTCAgggttcagtgtttttttttttttttttttttttttaatgagttaTCATGTTATGTGGTGTAGACATTTAGTAAGAGAGTAAGAGAGAGTTgtattacaaaatgtaaaatgtgaaaGTCATACATTGATTATCTTTTCTTTTACAtgtgtaatacaattttatgATGACCTCAACTGTTACAGTATGACCAGCACCTTTGTTTCCctctgttttaaagggatagtttacccccaagtaattccaaacctgtataaatttcttagttctgctgaacacaaagaaagatttTCGGAAGAATGTccgtaaccaaacagatctcgccctccatttactaccatagtaggtagtctagataaataaatactatggtagtcaatggggggcgagttACTGACATGCttacaaatatcttcctttgtgttcagcagaacaaagaaattcatacaggtttggaactacgtgagggtgagtaaatgatgacagaattttcattttggggtgaactatccctttaactgaaTATTTAGGAGACAGTGCTTTAAATCAGGCAAAGTTACTTATGGAgaattggatggatggagagaaaGGGCATCTCAAGTTATTTTAGTCTGGGCATCAATGTCAAATAGCATATACAGGTAATATCAGCTTACTTGAGTTGTTTGTGTTTGCTTTAGTATTAAGCTTTAAAGGTTTGTGTTTCGTgtacattatacattttatttcaaaagttGTTTCCTTTAACCTTCAGGATTTTTACAATGCCATTTTCAACCAGCATACCTGATAGTTATGTCACTATCTTCACTCAAAGTGAGACTCTGCCTGAATGTGTTTTGCTTAACAGGATCATCTTAAGACTGCGGCATGTGAGTTTTGCTCTTGAGACGCTGAAATGTTCTCTGATTGCTTCCACAGAGCCTAAATATCATAACATCCTGTTTAGAAAACATGGTGATTTCTGTTAGGatcttattttaataattagatCTTGAGACTTAAAGCAACACTAAGTAACTTAGTTGATAaattacaaaatgttatttaatgagAGAGTGCAAGAAAACTTCCAAACCATGTAATAAACCTATAATAATGCAAGTGTGGGTATTGGGACAGACTAAGATCTAAGGACGTTTCTGTAATTCTGCCCCTAACCTCTGATCTTTGATTTGAAAGCATTGTGTTCATTTCTTGtatgttgtctttttttatttgtagctATAGATACATGTAGTAAATGTGTGCTTTTGTTTGTAAAGGtcttgtaatattattaatggCCTCTGAAAGTAACTGTCTGGTGCAGTAGAACTCTGAGAACTTCAGCGTTAAGAATGTGGAATTCATGTTATCATACTTTGCAAATGTATGCAAACAGAGCTATTCAATTCACCATAAAGCATCAGACTTATATtatctgtttattatattttttaaacaatgtaatcTATTGATTGATGGGATAAAAAAGGTTTTTGTGTTGCTTTGGAAAGAACAAAGACGTAATCTCAAACAGCACAAGCCACAGAATGCATATGCTTGGAGCAGGGACACGTCATTATCTCGATAAATCACACCAACAGAGAATTCGCAACTTATGTTATACATGCTGTGTGTGTTTCCATCAATACATCATCAAGATGAATGACCCTACATGAATATCGATCAAATGCTCACATGTACATCCACCTCTACAGACATGTTGctttttaatattgtaaaaaatgtgtAGTAGAGTACGCAATCAAATTATAGTCAGCTATTAATGTTTAAACAGTTATGTTGAATTTACTCAATGACAGGTCAGAAGGACTGGCTGTACCTCAAATGTGATGGTGGCTGCTCTTCTAGATAGTTCTGGAAGACACGTTTAGCAAATAAACTTTGTGGCACTCTTTGGAGTTAGATCTAGTGTTAGGACTCAGTTGAGTggtttatttgttaatgtaaAGGAATCATTTATTTGTCCAGATGACTACAGTCTGGACtgtttatattgttatattgtatgTCTCAGATTGAATCCAAGTTTATATTTGTTAATGTGTATCCATTTAAATGAAAGACACCGTATATATATGTATCTGACACCAAGGAGAACTTTATTGTATCTTTGTAACGCTCTTATATGTGGTTGctcctatttatttattttttaaataaaactgcagtTCTACACATTGTTTCCTTTTTCTATAAAATATgtagtgcactgtaaaaaagaattgttgttttaacttaagtaagttacctggttgccttaaaattttgagttcattgaaattaaaaatttgagttaatacaatgaaggtgattgttTTAATCAATagaaacacaaaatattatgttatctgaaccgcATTAATTATCGAAGTTGATTTGacgaaaataatttttacagtgtggagCAAGTTCTTTCATAATAAAATTTGCAAGTATTGTAATTTTTcctttgaaaaattatatttactgTGTCGAGTGACATAACTGAACTTAAAAGAATAGCTGGGTCTATTTATAGAGATGTTTCTCTAGCCTTTAGACAGTGCTGTCCTCgtccaaatcattactgacagCATCTGTGGATATCAGTTTTCTCAACCATAACTCTCAGgttttttcatttgcatttaggGGATCATAGCAAAAGTTGCTTCTAAGAATGAGTGGGCTTTCACATGACACAAGGCCTACTCTTACAGGAACACAATGAATAGGGAGGGATGCAGACTTTTActagtaggcctattattttCTTGCTATGGTTCTGCCAGCAGTGAGTTGATTGTATGCTGCATCGACCCAAAGGATAAACACATGCTGAACTGTATGAGTCCACCTTGTGGAATGTGCACAAAGGATTGTGGGTTATTGAAAGACGTGAAAGCTACACTTGGTGCATCCTTCAAAATGAGTTGAAAGAAGGATGAAAACTGCCTTCTAAGGATCCTTTAAATTGAGGCACTTCGGCAGCACTTGATGACATGGGTGCTGAGATATGCACCCTTACTTGGATGCAGCCTTCCATTTGAGAAGCACTTATAGAGTGCATTGATGCTCCCTGGTTGtcacggtgcattgtgggactttttagggagcaaACGTTTCAGTGCACTTTAACAccttaattaaaaaacattaactaaTTTTACTgggcccaaacttttgaatggctgtATAAACTCTAGAATTCAGTTTAGTAAAGGCTCAGAAATATTGAGCATAAAATTTGCTGTTGTATgagacattttaatcatttcttCTCTCAAAGGTACCCTGGATCATTCATAATGCATGTAATCATGTCTGTGCACTCTGATACGTGGTTAAAATGCTCTTACACAATGCACCATCTGCTCTTTCAGGCAATGCCCTCCTGTGGGCAACGTGCCATTTGCCAATTCAGAGGTggttcttaaaaaaatacatatgacATTAAACATTACAGCAAGAAATGTTTGCACACCTCTGCCCAATAGTCCTTCATGTAAATGGGTTggaaaagtaaatatatatatatatagttttataacTATATATTTTGAGTCTTACCCCAAGCAGTTACTGGTTTATGTGCTCTCTAGGGAGGCAGGATCTGCATCATAACCTGATGTGGCATGGAAAACCCCCTCAAGTGTGTCACTAACAGCAGTCGTTCATTCAGCCACTGTGACTGGCGTGTCCTCTGGGGTCCATCGTTATCCTCAAACCTCTAAACCATGCCACTTGTACATCTGCGGATgttataaataacattaattcattacatttaGCTTGCCGTTATGTTCCAGTTCTCagcttgagaaaaaaaaaatgattattgcaaaataaacaacaacagaagctatcaaaatcatggaaaaaaagacattacatTATGGTACACGCTGAAGTTTAGAAGATGAAGTATTGAAGCTGAAATTTAGACTAAGAGTGTTTAACTAGTCTCCAGCCTAGTCAACAGGCCTTTCAACAGGTTGGCGGACCAGCTAAACCAGTAGAGAACCAATttggctgggagaccagctagaCGAGCTTAAACTATCTAATACCAGCAaaccagcttaggctggtttaaggtgttgttgtttttttttaggttaacTAAAACAGTGGAAAcacataatttaaatattcaaaatacataaatagtGGCTGATAATTACGTTtttagtaaattaaatatagggCCCCACAGAATGTCTGAAGGGTTTTGAGCCTTAAGGGTTAGACTCATTTAAGGTGCCTCATTTCCAAAACAGTTGACAAGGCCAATAGTGGGACTACTGTCTCTTTAATAATTCCTCTCTAATGAAAATCCCTCGTCCTCCGCCTCCCCGTCCCGTGTGCGAAATTACGAACTCTACTATGTAAAAGAGACTTggctaattaatatttattagatCATGCTGGCGTTGCTTGGTAACCCCACTAACATGTGCGTCACAAaagctaattaatattcatgtacCAAAATACTCACCACATGATGATTCGTTGATTCGCCAGGTGATTAGCTCAGCGTCTGTATTTCGGCGAATCAGGTGGACCTACCGGGGGAACGCCACATTccttaattaatattcatgagctaagCCTTCAGCATAGTATGATTGGTCAATTTGCGTGCGCTGTGCTTACGTACACCGGGGGTTCCAGGGATCAGGCATGAGTGACAGAGCTCGCCTCTGGGGGAAACGGAGCGACTTAAAACTGCAAGTCTCGCGGCTGTTAGTATAAAGCAACTTTTATCATGCAATGTAGGTTGAACCAAAACTTGGAaaaagttgtttgttttttaatgatttgttGAATGGAAATGGAGGCTGCACACTGGACTCGAGACGCCCAGTGGCTGCAGTCGCGTGACAACATTCTTCTCTCTCTGCTCTCAGTTAGGTCTTGATGAGTTTTTATCATACCTACCGATATATTACTATAAATATAATGTGAGTCTAAAAATATACTATTCTGTAGTCAGTGGCGTTTCTGATAATGTTTTGAATTTGTTGAATTCGTAGGCTATTGGCTTTTGGCAACATATGATTCAGTGATGCTCATGCTCTTTGAGGTGTTTTGTCATGCCTGACGTGTGTAGTTTCTATCTGGTCAAAAATCTAGTGATATCCATAATATATGGTTATAGTAGCTACACGTAAGTATAGGTTACAATTTTGTGTATTGTGACATATCTTCAGGTggcaagtattttttttttttttttttcttggaagGTCAATATTTTCTTGGGAAACCTTAGTGTAAACAGTAAGTATTTATAATAGaaactttttttaacaatacAGTAATTGTTACAGACACTAAATAGACATGAGGGACATTACATAAAGACTGTTTATGCAGACAATTGACCAAATAATCAATTATTACAATATCCTGTtgcattgtgtttttgtttggaatAATGTTGGTTGTGCTGATCATGTACAGAACAAATGGAACCCAGCTAATAATGTGGGATATATTAAAATTGCTCATGAGCAAAAAATTAATATGTGATACAAACATAATTtataagtgtgtgtatatatacatttagagatacagacagataagaaagaaagaagacagACGCACAGAAAAATAGATAAGAAAGATActgtagatagacagatagactaAAGCTCTTTGAAAGTTTGTTCTCTGAAGAGTTAGCAGTTTCTACACTCAccaatttttaatgtaattttggcCCATTTAAACATCCGTTATGGGAAAACCATAGCTCTGGTTAGAAAAGATTGAATCAGAAAAGCAAATTGAATCAAAAAGTCCTAAAAACCCTAGTGcatgtttttacagtaaatagTATTGTCTTTGTCAAGGCATTATAATGACAAGCACTATATCAGAGTAATGTCACACACTGTCCAGGATTTGCAAGCTTGTTCTCTGAAATGCTGCCTATGAAGGCCTGATTGTTGAACATTCATGTACAGTATTACTTCAAATTCTTCCACTGACAAAGAGGGCTAAACTTAGCTGCTAACTAGAGGTCTCCCAAATTAGGCAGGGCGAACAGGCAGGTCCTCAGTGGTTATCTTCTCTCTGATGTCTCAGTGCGGACCTTGTGATGGCAGGAGAGAGTGCTGGTGCACGAGAGGTCCTCTTATCTTGGTTCTCTGAGAGCAATAAGAGCATATCAGGCGTTTCTCACTGCCACTTGTTCATTGTCTAAAGCTGCTCATAAAAAAACCTCCAGATGCCTCTGGATGTTTGGGATAACATTCTCTCAGATGCCATTCAAGGTTCGTTTGCAATAAAGAAATTAAGAATAAGAGAAAATTACCTCCTACCTTAATAActacaatgttttaaaagttaGTATGACTTTAGAGTGATTTATTGCATCTAAAGTTATTGTATTAATGAagttacactactgttcaaagttctggggtcggtaagatttttttaatgtttttgaaaatctcttctgctcaccaaggctgcatttatatgattaaaaatacagtaaaatcagtaatatgtcaaatatttttacaattcaaaataaccgttttctgttttaatatattttaaaatgtaatttattcattttgtgatggcaaaactaaatttttagtagccattactccagtcatcagtctcacatgatccttcagaaatcattctaatattatgATTTGGTactcaaaaaaaacatttcttattattatcaatgttgaaaacggttgtgctgcttaatatttttatggaaactgtgatgcacttttttcaatattctttgaaagaaagttcaaaagaacagcatttatttgacatagaaatattttgcaacattataaatttatatactgtcacttttaaataaatttaatgcatcttggCTGAATAAAGAatattaattacttaaaaaaaattgaacagtAGTTTTTTCAATGTATTTAAGGTGATGATAAATTGATAGGCTTTTCATTTAAACAGGTGACACCATTCAATCCAAGAATGCATTGTGAATGCATGAGATAAGCTTGTTTGTGTCTGTAGGGGCTGCCAATTAACTCTAACCTTTTGTTAACCCCTTTTCAGAATCAGCCATGTTGCACTTGCAAGCAATTGGACTCTACCAAAAAGACATATGATTAGCCCTGAATTCAGTTTTTGTACAGTCACAAACCCAGTTCCCTGTACGTGATCCAGATGAGGCACCCTAGAAGAAAGGAGTCTAGAAAAATCTTTTAGCCTAAGAGGG from Ctenopharyngodon idella isolate HZGC_01 chromosome 13, HZGC01, whole genome shotgun sequence encodes the following:
- the opn4a gene encoding melanopsin-A, with protein sequence MVSSAVRSVRKGISCPTQDPNCTRIVESLSSWNNSVMSEYRLVDLPPTTTSVAMVEESVYPFPTVDVPDHAHYTIGAVILTVGITGMLGNFLVIYAFSRSRTLRTPANLFIINLAITDFLMCATQAPIFFTTSMHKRWIFGEKGCELYAFCGALFGICSMITLMVIAVDRYFVITRPLASIGVLSQKRALLILLIAWAYSLGWSLPPFFGWSAYVPEGLLTSCTWDYMTFTPSVRAYTMLLFTFVFFIPLIVIIYCYFFIFRSIRSTNEAVGKINGDNKRDSIKRFQRLKNEWKMAKIALIVILMYVISWSPYSTVALTAFAGYADMLTPYMNSVPAVIAKASAIHNPIIYAITHPKYRLAIAKYIPCLRVLLCVPKRDLHSFQSSFMSTRRSTVTSQSSDMSGQFRRTSTGKSRLSSASDSESGWTDTEADLSSVSSRPASRQVSCDISKDTAEIPDFKPCNSSSFKSKLKSHDSGIFEKSSSDVDDVSVVGLVQTSGDSTDMPVSRGAIGRIPSIVITSESSSFLPSVRPSYRSSRSSMSSVGANPPRRDSRGGVQQGAVLLSTAAETPEPAHLDNPRPKHL